Proteins from a genomic interval of Lujinxingia sediminis:
- a CDS encoding AAC(3) family N-acetyltransferase — protein sequence MATYALTDLLRALRTLHKEPPGLVFVHSSLFQLGLLQGATPAAIPELIYETLREHLGPQATIAVPTFNFGFCRGELFDRTSTPSRQMGALAEFVRTLPHARRSAHPMQSIAAVGPLAAALTAPDTAGAFERGGSFDTLIEYDARILTLGCGLEPVSLVHWAEERVGVPYRAWKSFCAPYRSAGVARMRTYRMYARDLSLGLQANITPLTAALTHNRQLHHHRLGASQLTSVSSRDFVNTAIALLEANPWALVTHSGTDGSLSPGGI from the coding sequence ATGGCCACCTACGCCCTCACCGATCTCCTGCGTGCCTTACGCACCCTGCACAAAGAGCCCCCTGGCCTGGTCTTTGTTCACAGCTCCCTCTTTCAGCTTGGCCTGCTTCAGGGGGCCACCCCGGCGGCCATCCCGGAGCTGATCTACGAGACGCTGCGCGAACATCTCGGCCCTCAGGCCACCATCGCCGTCCCCACCTTTAACTTTGGGTTCTGCCGCGGCGAGCTCTTTGACCGCACCTCTACGCCCTCGCGACAGATGGGGGCGCTCGCGGAGTTTGTACGCACGCTCCCCCACGCTCGCCGCTCGGCCCACCCGATGCAGTCCATCGCCGCGGTCGGCCCTCTGGCCGCCGCGCTGACCGCCCCTGACACCGCCGGCGCCTTTGAGCGCGGCGGCAGCTTCGACACCCTCATCGAATACGACGCCCGGATCCTCACCCTGGGCTGCGGCCTTGAGCCCGTCAGCCTGGTCCACTGGGCCGAGGAGCGCGTCGGCGTCCCCTACCGCGCCTGGAAGTCCTTTTGCGCCCCCTACCGCAGCGCCGGCGTCGCACGGATGCGCACCTACCGCATGTACGCCCGCGACCTCTCCCTGGGCCTGCAGGCCAACATCACCCCTCTCACCGCCGCGCTGACCCACAACCGCCAGCTTCACCACCATCGCCTCGGTGCCTCACAGCTCACCAGCGTCTCCAGCCGCGACTTCGTCAACACCGCCATCGCCCTCTTGGAGGCCAACCCCTGGGCACTCGTCACCCACAGCGGCACCGACGGCTCTCTTTCCCCCGGAGGCATCTGA
- a CDS encoding amino acid adenylation domain-containing protein, which yields MPSIIEAFIRTATDAPDHPALVLGESHWSYGELLSELSRIACAILSAAPPEGLAVIGIAGESSLSAHAGLLGAWAAGAAYAPLNPHHPLNRRLEITRRARVHTLIVGPDALDDLDAFLTLTHRPLTLILPELPPQTTLVAAHPRHHFMFAGDLPRAPLPEAWRYTEPGALAYLLFTSGSTGQPKGVPITHANAAAYLEHAARAWPLTPEDRVSRTFDLTFDLSLHDLLTTFSAGATLYPLTRRDRLSPGRFILNHRLTRFFCVPTLAAAMARHGQLREGALDSLTTVLFCGEALPLATARAFARAAPRANLFNLYGPTEATIAICAHPLDAATLEGTDGLAPLGRPFPDHEAVVVDPTGSPLPAGEPGELWLRGPQVFQGYWEDEERTAAAFAHNSADPTRAFYRTGDRAIAEPGGLLHFIGRLDDQLKLRGHRVEPAEVEAALARALGHRQLASLPWPPPPETPDHLVALFAHDGELTPSEEQALRRRLEDDLPPYMVPERFVALPTLPINANGKLDRRALALYLKTLER from the coding sequence ATGCCATCGATCATCGAAGCCTTTATCCGCACCGCCACCGATGCCCCAGACCACCCTGCGCTCGTCCTTGGCGAGTCGCATTGGAGCTACGGCGAGCTTCTCTCCGAGTTAAGTCGCATCGCCTGCGCCATCTTAAGCGCCGCGCCTCCCGAGGGCCTGGCCGTCATTGGCATCGCCGGCGAGTCCAGCTTGAGCGCCCATGCCGGCCTGCTGGGTGCGTGGGCGGCGGGCGCGGCCTACGCGCCGCTCAACCCCCATCACCCGCTCAACCGCCGTCTGGAGATCACCCGTCGCGCTCGCGTGCATACGCTCATCGTCGGCCCCGATGCGCTTGACGACCTCGACGCCTTTCTCACCCTGACCCATCGCCCGCTCACCCTCATCCTGCCGGAGCTGCCGCCCCAGACCACCCTGGTCGCCGCCCACCCCCGCCATCATTTCATGTTCGCAGGTGATCTTCCCCGGGCCCCCCTCCCGGAGGCCTGGCGATACACCGAGCCCGGGGCGTTGGCCTACCTGCTCTTTACCTCCGGCAGCACCGGGCAACCCAAGGGTGTGCCCATCACGCATGCCAACGCCGCTGCCTACCTGGAGCACGCCGCGCGGGCCTGGCCGCTCACCCCCGAAGACCGCGTCTCACGCACCTTCGATCTGACCTTCGACCTCTCCCTCCACGACCTGCTGACCACCTTCAGCGCCGGCGCCACCCTCTACCCCCTCACTCGCCGCGACCGCCTCTCTCCGGGGCGCTTTATCCTGAATCACCGCCTCACTCGTTTCTTCTGCGTGCCCACCCTGGCCGCGGCGATGGCCCGCCACGGGCAGCTCCGCGAGGGCGCGCTCGATAGCCTCACCACCGTGCTTTTCTGCGGCGAAGCGCTTCCCCTGGCCACCGCCCGAGCGTTTGCCCGGGCCGCACCCCGGGCAAACCTCTTCAACCTCTACGGTCCCACCGAAGCCACCATCGCCATCTGCGCCCACCCCCTGGACGCCGCCACGCTGGAGGGCACGGACGGCCTCGCTCCGCTCGGCCGGCCCTTCCCCGACCACGAGGCCGTCGTCGTCGACCCCACCGGCTCCCCGCTGCCTGCCGGCGAGCCCGGAGAGCTCTGGCTGCGCGGCCCCCAGGTCTTTCAGGGCTACTGGGAGGATGAGGAACGCACCGCCGCTGCCTTCGCCCACAACTCGGCCGACCCCACCCGCGCCTTTTACCGCACCGGCGACCGCGCCATCGCCGAGCCCGGCGGCCTCCTGCACTTCATCGGCCGCCTCGACGACCAGCTCAAACTGCGCGGCCACCGCGTCGAGCCGGCCGAGGTCGAGGCAGCGCTGGCCCGCGCACTCGGCCACCGCCAGCTTGCGAGCCTCCCCTGGCCGCCGCCTCCCGAGACCCCTGACCATCTCGTGGCCCTCTTTGCACACGATGGCGAGCTCACCCCCTCCGAGGAGCAGGCCCTGCGCCGCCGCCTCGAAGACGACCTCCCTCCGTATATGGTCCCCGAGCGTTTTGTGGCGCTTCCGACCCTGCCCATCAACGCCAACGGCAAGCTCGATCGCCGCGCCCTGGCCCTCTACCTCAAAACCCTGGAGCGCTGA